One segment of Pseudomonadota bacterium DNA contains the following:
- a CDS encoding helix-turn-helix transcriptional regulator, whose protein sequence is MTRAPAAGGGTESGRLACGHRVKVILGPFSSRAGLSARERDVVSLAVAGNWSRGQIAAKLRISERTVKFHVSSILRKTGAPNLPRLVWRLLRDALASGTLDAPGQQAPEAASAPADRTGAD, encoded by the coding sequence TTGACGAGAGCACCCGCCGCGGGGGGGGGGACGGAGAGCGGGCGGCTCGCTTGCGGCCATCGCGTCAAGGTGATTCTAGGTCCCTTCTCTTCGCGCGCGGGGCTCAGCGCTCGCGAGCGCGATGTCGTCTCGCTGGCCGTTGCCGGTAACTGGAGCCGAGGTCAGATCGCGGCAAAGCTCCGTATTTCCGAAAGGACCGTCAAGTTCCACGTCTCGTCCATCCTACGAAAGACCGGCGCGCCGAATCTTCCTCGCCTGGTCTGGCGCCTGCTACGCGATGCCCTCGCCTCGGGCACGCTGGATGCCCCTGGGCAACAAGCGCCCGAGGCGGCATCGGCGCCGGCTGATCGGACCGGTGCAGACTGA